In Maridesulfovibrio sp., a single genomic region encodes these proteins:
- a CDS encoding PP2C family serine/threonine-protein phosphatase: protein MEMKVDSSGRTHTGKVRPHNEDSFLVQPDLGLFVVCDGLGGHSKGEVASETAVGIIAQRIRMGESLENAVLAAHEAVRALPVSEEEGPRPGSTVAVLQLCGEAWTVCWVGDSRVWLIGPKGIRQLTVDHTAAQQLVNWGEITPEEAATHPHRSRLTQALGLGEAPPEVGRTQGKISGDTYFLLASDGMTHWDKPQELEKVVRSSGDCDAITDRLLSDSLEQAGHDNITVVCVRAQGEPESLLDKARGVVDFIRSRV from the coding sequence ATGGAAATGAAAGTCGACAGCAGCGGCAGGACCCATACCGGCAAGGTTCGTCCCCATAACGAGGACAGTTTTCTGGTACAACCGGACCTTGGACTTTTCGTGGTGTGTGACGGACTTGGCGGGCACAGCAAAGGGGAAGTGGCCAGCGAAACAGCGGTCGGAATCATTGCGCAACGTATCCGTATGGGCGAATCTCTGGAAAATGCCGTTCTAGCCGCACATGAGGCCGTGCGTGCGCTCCCTGTCTCGGAGGAAGAAGGTCCAAGGCCGGGGTCTACCGTGGCAGTCCTGCAGCTTTGCGGCGAAGCCTGGACTGTCTGCTGGGTAGGGGATTCCCGTGTCTGGCTGATCGGTCCGAAAGGTATCAGACAGCTTACCGTGGATCATACTGCCGCTCAGCAATTGGTCAACTGGGGTGAAATTACTCCGGAAGAAGCAGCTACCCATCCACATCGCAGCCGCTTGACGCAGGCTCTCGGTCTTGGTGAAGCCCCCCCCGAAGTCGGCAGGACCCAGGGCAAGATTTCCGGTGATACATATTTTCTGCTGGCCAGTGACGGCATGACCCATTGGGATAAACCTCAGGAACTGGAAAAGGTTGTACGCAGTTCAGGGGATTGTGATGCGATAACTGACCGGCTCTTATCGGACAGTCTGGAACAGGCCGGACATGATAATATTACCGTGGTCTGCGTGAGAGCGCAGGGAGAGCCGGAGTCCCTGCTCGATAAGGCTCGGGGGGTTGTTGATTTTATCCGGAGCAGGGTTTAG
- a CDS encoding PEGA domain-containing protein has translation MSFKCWNCHTELPEGTKECPNCHTSLEGHIFDGMHTVGPEGNAAQQIVPGVTVAGRYRVLREIGRGGMGIVYLAHDRTMDHDVALKVIPQSLAMDPQAIHDLKKETAIALRLTHENLVRLHNLETWEGQAFVTMEYVDGGSLTQHKLDKGGRIPISEFIPLFTQIAKGLDYSHHINPPVVHRDLKPLNILLTHDGRPKIADFGLARVMRDSASRVSGRESAGTLAYMAPEQIRGKGIGPWTDIYALSAVAYEMLSGEPPFATGDLRWQILNEDPEPIEDLPDNVNRALLTGLSKDKDGRPKTAIELINMIAGEPARPKAASVSASAVKPAPEPAPQPQIKTPVYTEPAPKSGGIKSAVFFILGLIVLAAAGWGAWMFLGNSEPMLTVVSVPAGADVFVDSGRVGKTPVTINEVPTGTRKIRVVRDRYEPFEENVYVDRGKTKNMNVSLVPLFGDLEVTSEPAGATVLINGESVGNTPLSLPEFEYGDYRLKLVLDRYLPVTREFTLPKGGKINISESLVSEFGNIEIASEPAGASVFLDGKKIGVTPYTASDVKRGKHSIKLSLSRHGGYSETVDVPSGGSIKVFGKLSVNVGGLVVTSTPSGASVYLNGKKVGKTPYKSGDIANGSYKVKLMLNKYNDLTKTVSVPRGDVYRLKVKLKQKEVSSKVEKEWERAIQSHYSTPSRAQDKQREAIQKAWSTK, from the coding sequence ATGTCTTTTAAATGCTGGAATTGTCATACCGAATTGCCCGAAGGCACTAAGGAGTGTCCTAACTGTCACACTTCACTTGAAGGACATATTTTTGACGGGATGCATACCGTTGGCCCGGAAGGAAACGCTGCACAGCAGATTGTTCCGGGGGTTACTGTCGCCGGGCGCTACAGGGTTCTGCGAGAAATAGGTCGCGGCGGGATGGGAATAGTTTATCTTGCGCATGACCGGACCATGGACCATGACGTGGCCTTGAAGGTTATTCCGCAGTCTCTGGCCATGGACCCGCAGGCAATTCATGACCTTAAAAAGGAAACGGCAATTGCCCTGCGGCTGACCCATGAAAATCTGGTACGTCTGCATAATCTTGAGACGTGGGAGGGGCAGGCTTTCGTCACCATGGAGTATGTGGATGGAGGAAGTCTGACGCAGCATAAACTCGATAAGGGCGGGAGGATTCCCATTAGCGAGTTTATTCCCCTGTTTACCCAGATAGCAAAAGGTCTTGATTATTCCCACCACATCAATCCGCCGGTTGTACATCGTGATCTCAAGCCGCTTAATATTCTTCTCACCCATGATGGTCGGCCCAAGATTGCCGACTTCGGTCTGGCACGGGTCATGCGCGATTCAGCATCCCGCGTCTCGGGACGTGAATCTGCCGGAACGCTGGCTTATATGGCTCCGGAACAGATTCGCGGCAAGGGCATCGGGCCGTGGACGGACATCTATGCCTTGTCCGCTGTTGCTTATGAAATGCTTTCCGGCGAGCCTCCGTTTGCTACCGGAGATCTGCGCTGGCAGATATTGAACGAGGATCCTGAGCCGATAGAAGACCTGCCTGATAATGTGAACAGGGCATTGCTCACCGGTCTTTCCAAAGACAAGGATGGACGGCCGAAAACTGCAATCGAACTTATAAATATGATTGCAGGAGAACCAGCCAGACCTAAAGCAGCCTCCGTATCTGCCTCGGCAGTAAAACCTGCCCCGGAACCTGCACCACAGCCTCAAATAAAGACTCCGGTTTATACAGAACCTGCCCCCAAATCCGGGGGAATCAAGTCGGCTGTATTTTTTATATTGGGATTGATCGTGCTCGCCGCTGCAGGGTGGGGTGCCTGGATGTTCCTTGGAAATTCGGAACCTATGCTGACAGTCGTTTCTGTTCCTGCCGGAGCGGATGTCTTTGTTGACTCCGGACGTGTGGGCAAAACTCCTGTTACAATTAACGAGGTGCCCACCGGAACCCGTAAGATCAGGGTTGTCCGGGACAGGTATGAACCGTTCGAGGAAAATGTATATGTTGATAGGGGCAAAACAAAGAACATGAATGTCAGTCTGGTGCCCTTGTTCGGTGATCTGGAAGTCACATCAGAGCCGGCCGGGGCTACCGTTCTGATCAACGGTGAGTCGGTCGGCAATACTCCATTGAGCCTGCCTGAATTTGAATACGGTGACTACAGACTGAAACTGGTTTTGGATAGATATCTGCCGGTTACCAGAGAATTTACCCTTCCCAAGGGTGGGAAGATCAATATTTCCGAGAGCCTGGTTTCGGAGTTCGGTAATATTGAAATCGCAAGTGAGCCTGCCGGTGCGTCTGTCTTTCTTGACGGAAAAAAGATTGGTGTAACTCCTTATACCGCAAGTGATGTAAAGCGCGGCAAGCACTCGATTAAACTGTCATTGTCCAGGCACGGAGGGTATTCCGAGACTGTAGATGTTCCAAGTGGAGGCAGCATCAAAGTTTTCGGTAAGCTAAGTGTCAATGTAGGCGGGCTGGTTGTTACCAGCACACCCTCCGGAGCTTCTGTTTATTTAAACGGGAAAAAGGTGGGTAAGACCCCTTACAAGAGTGGCGATATTGCAAACGGGTCATACAAAGTTAAGTTAATGCTTAATAAGTATAATGATTTAACCAAAACCGTTTCTGTGCCCAGAGGGGATGTCTATCGTTTGAAAGTAAAACTCAAACAGAAGGAGGTTTCTTCAAAAGTAGAAAAAGAATGGGAAAGGGCCATTCAGAGTCATTACTCAACTCCCTCTCGTGCTCAAGATAAGCAAAGAGAGGCCATACAAAAAGCATGGAGTACCAAATGA